One window of the Sciurus carolinensis chromosome 8, mSciCar1.2, whole genome shotgun sequence genome contains the following:
- the Repin1 gene encoding replication initiator 1 isoform X6, producing the protein MLEQRCRGPMAMGPAQPRLLSGPSQESPQTLEKESSGLRHQGTKLAQSGNQALGRAHRCAHCRRHFLSWVALWLHTRRCQARLPVPCPECGKRFRHAPFLALHRQVHAAATPVLGFTCHLCGQSFRGWVALVLHLRAHSAAKRPIACPECERRFWRQKQLRAHLRRCHPPAPEARPFICGNCGRSFAQWDQLVAHKRVHVAEALEEAAAKALGPRPRGRPAVTAPRPGGDAVDRPFQCACCGKRFRHKPNLIAHRRVHTGERPHQCPECGKRFTNKPYLTSHRRIHTGEKPYPCTECGRRFRHKPNLLSHSKIHKRSEGSTQATPGAGSPQLSAVVLDPSAEPAPEKSAPEPVAEPPPEAPLEPPRDQAEATAPLYSCDDCGRSFRLERFLRAHQRQHTGERPFTCAECGKNFGKKTHLVAHSRVHSGERPFACEECGRRFSQGSHLAAHRRDHAPERPFVCADCGKAFRHKPYLAAHRRIHTGEKPYVCPDCGKAFSQKSNLVSHRRIHTGERPYACPDCDRSFSQKSNLITHRKSHIRDGAFCCAICGQTFDDEERLLTHQKKHDI; encoded by the coding sequence ATGCTGGAACAGCGCTGCAGGGGCCCCATGGCCATGGGTCCCGCCCAGCCGAGACTCCTTTCAGGGCCCTCCCAGGAGTCACCTCAGACCTTGGAGAAGGAGTCCAGCGGGCTGAGGCACCAGggcactaaactggcccagtcagGCAATCAAGCCCTAGGCAGGGCCCATCGCTGTGCCCACTGTCGAAGGCACTTCTTGAGCTGGGTGGCCTTGTGGCTTCACACCCGAAGGTGCCAGGCCCGGCTCCCCGTGCCTTGTCCTGAGTGTGGGAAGCGCTTCCGCCACGCCCCCTTCTTAGCACTGCATCGTCAGGTCCATGCTGCTGCCACACCAGTCCTGGGCTTCACCTGCCACCTCTGTGGGCAGAGCTTCCGAGGCTGGGTGGCCCTGGTTTTGCATCTGCGGGCCCACTCGGCTGCAAAGCGGCCCATCGCTTGTCCCGAATGTGAGAGACGCTTCTGGCGACAAAAGCAGCTTCGAGCACATCTGCGGCGGTGCCACCCACCTGCTCCTGAGGCCCGGCCCTTCATATGCGGCAACTGTGGCCGGAGCTTTGCTCAGTGGGACCAGCTGGTTGCTCACAAGCGGGTGCACGTGGCTGAGGCCCTGGAAGAGGCGGCAGCCAAGGCTCTGGGGCCTAGACCCCGAGGTCGCCCTGCTGTGACCGCCCCGCGGCCCGGCGGAGACGCCGTGGACCGCCCCTTCCAGTGTGCCTGCTGCGGCAAGCGCTTCCGCCACAAGCCCAACCTGATCGCCCACCGACGAGTGCACACTGGCGAGCGTCCCCACCAGTGCCCAGAATGCGGGAAACGCTTCACCAACAAGCCCTACCTGACCTCGCACCGCCGCATCCACACTGGCGAGAAGCCCTACCCTTGCACTGAGTGCGGCCGCCGTTTCCGGCACAAACCCAACCTGCTGTCGCACAGCAAGATCCACAAGCGGTCCGAGGGCTCCACACAGGCCACCCCTGGTGCTGGGAGCCCCCAGCTGTCAGCCGTGGTGCTGGATCCCTCGGCAGAGCCGGCCCCCGAGAAGAGTGCTCCGGAGCCCGTGGCGGAGCCTCCGCCCGAGGCCCCCCTGGAACCCCCGCGGGACCAGGCCGAGGCGACCGCGCCCCTCTACAGCTGCGACGACTGTGGGCGCAGCTTCCGGCTCGAGCGCTTCCTGCGGGCGCACCAGCGGCAGCACACCGGAGAGCGGCCCTTCACCTGCGCCGAGTGCGGGAAGAACTTCGGCAAGAAGACCCACCTGGTGGCGCACTCCCGCGTGCACTCTGGCGAGCGGCCCTTTGCCTGCGAGGAGTGCGGGCGGCGCTTCTCCCAGGGCAGCCACCTGGCCGCCCACCGGCGCGACCACGCCCCGGAGCGGCCCTTCGTCTGCGCCGACTGCGGCAAGGCTTTCCGCCACAAGCCCTACCTGGCCGCCCACCGGCGCATCCACACCGGCGAGAAGCCCTACGTCTGCCCCGACTGCGGCAAGGCCTTCAGCCAGAAGTCCAACCTGGTGTCCCACCGGCGCATTCACACAGGCGAGCGGCCCTACGCCTGCCCCGACTGTGACCGCAGCTTCAGTCAGAAGTCCAACCTCATCACCCACCGCAAGAGCCACATTCGGGATGGCGCCTTCTGCTGTGCCATCTGTGGCCAGACCTTTGACGACGAGGAGAGGCTCCTGACTCACCAAAAGAAGCATGATATCTGA